In the Pogona vitticeps strain Pit_001003342236 chromosome 2, PviZW2.1, whole genome shotgun sequence genome, cgaccaatgccgtttctgttccatggcgcggagAAGTAGaaagcacacacagacacagtgtTCTACTGCTTTTTCCAAAACATCCACATTACTCTCTGATGTTTTGAACAACAAATAGCTGAGGAATACATATTGTATaataatgtatacattactgaaacagtgacgtctactttagctcaggcatgtcatgagaatggctgatggttggattccaaaaatttcctgtatggaaaattagtatAGGGAaaacgccccagagggagaccacagctgtgatacaaggagatctgcaagtgcaatctgaaggccttaggaatggacctcaacagatcggAAAACTTGACATCTTAGTGTttaacctggaggcaggcagtgcagcatggtatctcccaatttgaagagacactttttcagcaggctgaggcaaaacgcagtcccgaaaccagcaaaatcatggagctggacagggggcagattgtatgtgtcttcagcgtggaagggattgttactctcgaattggccttctcagccacactagacactgtaccaagatctctattcagagcacattaccatagtctcttgagactgaaggatgcctacacatcaGCTGAGGAATGAAGGCTCCATCTCAGATAGGATAACTCTCCATAGAGACTGAAAAAGGGGCTAGAAGAGGCTAAATTCTGTGGGAGCTACAAGGCATTAGTCATCTGTTAGCTTCCTGACAGGTACCCTGTCTAGGACACAGGGTCTATAACACACAGGGAGACTTTGTGTTCCTTCAAAAACTAAGCCCTGCCACCGGCTCCCTCCATCTTCATGGACACAcatcatgtttttcaacattaaggtgTTGTACAGGAATAAGACTTCCatattttttggacaacaacctcAGTCCATAAGTGATGGTGGTGACAAAATGTGGGGCTCAGTCTCGGGAGACTAAATGCTGTATTCctccttggctatggaaactctctctctctctgtgtgtgtttttgtgtttgtgtgtgtgtgtgagagagagagagagggagagagagggagggagactggTATCTGGTTTCACACTAGAATCAACCCCTGCAggaataaatgtcagctgtgatggactACCACAGACTCAAACAACCAAGGGGTGTTATAAAGCTTCATAGTGCTCCGAGGTCCTTGTTTCAGTGTTATATTATTAACCCTGCTTGTaggtttttccttatttttcaacAGTGTGTTTTGGTAATGTtgacaccactccttaaatatctcatacacTTGAACATCCCTTTAGGGTCCCCATAACTTACACAAACTTTTTCACGATCTTTCGTGCAAATAAGGTTAAAATTATCCACACTCATCCTCTCAGGATCCTTTTTGCATAATCATGGGTCATCCAATGAGGCCTTATTCCagtctaaatatttatttcaatttccaGGCAATTGtcataaaatgataaaattaGACTCATGTTAAAAGTATCTCACCAAAACCTtaggtttgaaatattttttaaaaatcacagaacaGAAGGCAATTATCTTAAAACACATGAAAGAGTCCACTCACAGCACCACCCCTGTTAACTATCTCCTTATTGTTGTAAAATGCTATCAGGAATGTGGCTTTTGTGTAtcttttggaggaaaagaagatttCTGTGGAGGGGATTCCCACATTTAAGGCCACCATAAAGTCTTTTCTCTTACATGCACTCACAGATTCACAAAGGTATAATTTGACAGCTGTGGCATGAACCTCTCTCTTCAGTCTCTTCCCATGACAAGACAGGTTGATGTAGTTTAAGGAGATAATTTTGTGAGGATTTCAAAGTTTTCCATCTCTGTGCATCTGTCGATGTCTAATACGATGGGCTCTATAGCGGAAGATTTCCCCACATTCTTTGCACTGATAGAGAGATTCTCCTGAATGAATTTGTTTGTGTTCCCCAGGATCTGTGTTCAGACAGaagcttttcccactttctttACAATGATGCAATTTCTTCCCTGAATGTGAGTGTTGATGAAGTTTAAAATCTGAGAGCTGCTTGAATTTTTTGCCACACTCTTTGCATGTATAGAGTTTTTCTCCTGAGTCAATTGGTTGATGTACTGTGACGTTTGAGTATTTGGTGAACCTCTTCTTACATTCTTTGAACTGAACGGGTTTCTCTCCTTCATGATGTTTTCTGAAGGTTGACCCAACTGTGGAGATTTTCCTAGATTCTTCATACTgacagggtttctctcctgtatgaattcgttgatgtactacaaggtttgccttcaggctgaacttttccccacattcattgcactgaTGGGTTTTCTCTCCCGTATGAATTCGCTGGTGCACTTGAAGATCACTGCTCtggcagaaacatttcccacattccttacaagaataaggtttctcccctgaatgccGGCGCTGATGTACTTTAAAAGTTGAGGAAcgactgaaacattttccacattctttacacttatagggtttctctccggtATGAATTCTCTGGTGTACTTGAAGATCACTGCTCtggcagaaacatttcccacattctttacacttatagggtttctctccagtatgaattcgctggtgtacttgaagatcactgctctggcagaaacatttcccacaaacATTACAagaatatggcttctcccctgaatGCCGGCGCTGGTGTACTTTAAATGCTGAGgaatgactgaaacatttcccacattctttgcatttatagggtttctctcctgtatgaattcgctgatgtactTGAAGATTCCAATTGCGTCTGAAGGCCTGTCCACATTCaggacatttgtatgctttctctcctgtgtgtattCTTTCATGTCTTTTAAGTTCTGGACTTCTGTTGAAGCTCATGCCACACTCTATGCACTTACAGACTTTCTCTTCAGAATGCATTGATTGAGGTGCTTTAAAGTCAGAACTAAAGAATTTGTGTTTTTCCCGTGTGTATTCTCTTATATCTTCTGGGCTCCATCTGAAACTTTCTCCATCCTCCAAACAGTGACACAGATTTATCTTGGCATgacatgttggacatttcactggtCTTTTCCTCAGAGGGATGTTTTGTTGATACTCTGAGCGTTGAAGAGCACTGAtactcctttttgttgtttttcccatttcttcttcAGAGGCAATGCCGCTCGGATATCTCTGAGATCTGCCTCTCCTCTGGTCTTCCCGATTCTGCCTCAGTGATTCATTTCCATCCCAACAGTTCTCCTTTTCATCCTCCGCTCTTTCTGGCAATGTCCCCTGGAGtcttacttccttctcttttgcccCATCTGCTCGAAGGAGAGAATTAATAGTGAATTGAGGATCTAGGGGGAAATGGTGCAAAGAAGAAAGTTTATTGCATTCATCAGCCTTCTTTGTATTCAGAAATCTTTCTCATATTCCTTTCCTAAAATTTTTAGATTTAGCTAAAGGCACAAGAGATTCAGTGGGTATCAAGTGAACTGTAACACCctggaagaaaggaacaaaattcaaaatgatcttgataaccattgggctgaaaacaacagtatGAAATAACTGCAAACCTCTCCACGTACTGTAGGgtaaaaaaacacatacaaatgaACAGTGACAAGATGGATAATTGGCTCTGTAATATTATGTTAGCGTTTCTTAGCACAAATCGTagttttagcagagtaattcgcagtccaggcagtccagaaataactcacgcaACCTCCGGTAGCATTTCCTccaccaacgtgtatttacagcagtatttacagcagtctggcagcataacatgtagaaatgatcttcaagcaggaagatacaactgactgtacaactcacacatatatacatatacagaaccaatcagattacaggttgcatcatccctgagttgcatcagcactgctgagtcattcTGACTTagttttaacacatctgttcattatggattctcattaatacactccattctgctcaggcctgtaattttccttgacacccctcctaatttaagGTCTGAGCAGAACATATACCCAACTTTTCAGTTATTTCCATGTGTTTCTGTATATTCCGGGGTTTTGTCAAAATGTCAGCTAAGTTCTTCTCTGATTCACAatcgttttgtttagtcgtttagtcatgtccgactcttcgtgaccccatggaccagagcaggccaggccttcctatcatccactgcctcccggagttgggtcaaattcatgttggtagcttcgatgacactgtccaaccatctcatcctcggtcgtccccttctcctcttgccatcacagtttcctaatatcaaggttttttccaaggagtcttctcatgagatggccaaagtactggagcctcagcttcaggatctgtccttccagtgagcactcagggttgatttcctttagaattgataggtttgttctccttgcagtccaggggattctcaagagcctcctccagcaccacaattcaaaggcatgaattcttcggcggtctgctttctttgtggtccagctctcacttccatacatcacaacaggaaaaaccatagctttgactattcggacgtttgttggcaaggtgatgtctctgctttttaagatgctgtcaagatttgtcatcgctttcctcccaagaagcaggtatcttttaatttcgtggctgctgtctccatctgtagtgatcatggagcccaggaaaataaaatttgtcactgcctccatgtcttccccttctatttcccaggaggtgatgggaccagtggccatgatcttagtttttttgatgttgagtttcagaccattttttgcattctcctctttcaccctcattacaaggttctttagttcctcctcactttctgccatcagagtggtatcatctgcataacggaggttgttgatatttcttccggcaatcttaattccggcttgggatttctccagtccagacttccgcatgatgtattctgcttgtaagttaaataagctggggggcaatatacagccttgtcgtactcctttcccaattttgaaccaatcagttgttccatatccagttctaagtgttgATTCTtgtctcacatataggtttctcagtagatataTAAGATGcccaggtactcccatttctttaagaacttgccatagtttgctgtggtccacacagtcaaaggattttgcatagtcaatgaagcagaagtagatattcttctggaactctctggctttctccataaaccagcgcaagttagcaatttggtctctcgttcctctgcctcttcggaatccagcttgcacttctcggagttctcggtccacatattgctgaagcctaccttggaggattttgagcataaacttgctagcgtgtgaaatgagtacaattgtacggtagttggagcattctttggcactgcccttctttgggattgggatgtagactgatcttttccagtcctctggccactgttgagttttccaaacttgctggcatattgaatgtagcaccttaacagcgtcatctttcaagattttaaagagctccactgaaatgtcatcacttccactggccttgttgttagacaagctttctaaggcccacttgacttcactctccaggatgtctggctctaggtcagcaaccacagtatctgggttgtccgggatatccaaatatttcttgtctagttcctctgtgtattcttgccatctcttctgcttctctgaggtctctcccatttttatcctttatcatgttaATCTTTGcacaccaagatctacccgtgtcactcgtgcgagccaggaggtgaggctgaggagcccaatgcagagggaggcccagaagaagacaagaaatcgggccttctcggcggtggcgcctcgcctctggaacaatctacctcctgggattcgcggggctccctcgctgggtattttcaagtatcaattaaagacatggatgttccagcaggccttcccaccagacaattcctgacgttccttttcttcccccctctactggttttctatctttgtaaggttcttattatttatgctgttttatatatgtttattttattattctctgcttgttagctgcctagagtggtcctgagtcgactagataggcgggatataaattaaataaataaatagataaatagataaacagataaatagataaatagataaatagttcctttaatgtctccaattttcctgaacagatctctggtatttccttttcgattattttcctctatttctttgcattgttcatttaagagggccctcttgtctctccttgctattctttgaaagtctgcattccattttctgtaactttccctatctcccttgcattttgtttcccttctcttctctgctatttgtaaggtctcatcggacagccactttgctttcttgcgtttccttttctttgggatggttttgttgctgcctcctgtacaatgttaagagcctctattcaaagttcttcaggcactctgtccaccaaatcaagttccttaaatctgttcttcacttccactgtgtattcataagggatttggttttgattatacctgactagcccagtggtttttcctactctcttcagtttaatcttgaattttgctatgagaagctgatgatcagagccacaatcagctccaggtcttgtttttgctgactgtatagagcttctccatctttggctgcagagaatgtaatcaatctgattacggtattgcccatctggtgatttccatgtgtagaggtGCCTCTTGAAGTACTatttctcctctattcagcactggttaggcctcatcttgagttccggctccagttctggacaccccactttaagagggatgccaacaaactggaaccaattgagaagagagcaacaagggtgatcaggggactggaaaccaagggcTGGAAGAaagactctctctatatatatataccttgTAGATTCTGAGGAGCcgctgaaaggagaaaaggagcttCATCTGCCTCATCCTCTTTTTGGTTGGCTCCTGCTTGTAGCTCCTTCTGTTCATCCTTAAGAGGCACCTCTCCTTCCATGGGTGTTGATCAAAGGGCGACCTTCATCTGTCACCTTTAACAAAAGAGCAGAAGCTTTTTAAAGTAACAGTTGGGACACCAGCCCTAACCTGAGTTATGAGTTCCATTGCCTTTGAAGGGAGAATCGAACTCAGCCCTTTATAGATGGAAGTCACAATGCTACCACCTTATCCcattaagagaaaataataaggatGTGGCATTTGGACTTCCTGCACTCCAACTCCCAAATTATCCCAGAATTCCTCCTATACAATTTCAGACACCTTCAATTTCTAGACCTGAAGGCCTAGTCTTCAGAGGCTGCACTATTGGTCTCCAGTTTCTGCCCCCCAAATCTCAGGGCACTGCACTTTTTGGAAGGCCCTGTCTATACCATCAcctctggtggccaggatttctgggagttgaagtccaaaaacatctggagtcccaaggttggagaccactggtctctAGAAACAAAAGAGCTGTAAGATTACGCCCAGGAGGCATTGCAACAGGAAATGAATGATGTAAGCAGCCCTACTagaaatgaagaaaatacatGTGTCTCATGGTGTGTGTCTCTGAAACAGAAATCTCAgattcaggaattctgggaactggcaTCCTAGAAAATCCGAAGGAGACATCCCTAGAAGAGAACTCTCTCTCCAGCCCTACCACAAGGATGTCGTACATAGAGACCGTCTGCCTCtggcaatatttgcccattgCAAAGTTATGTCCACTGTTTCACCATTTATTCCCTCTCAAAAGCCCCATATTTTTTCCTCTTACTTACCAAAGTGATGCCCAACTGCCCAGGAAAGCTCACAAtccagctacagagaagcagaaaatttGGGAGAAAGAAATCAACAGAGGACTCACCCAGTGGGAGAATTTCTAGCAGccagaaacaaagcagaagccAGCCCCCATATCTGGctaaggtggtgatggtggtctggaagtctttgtttccttctgctgGTGACTCATTACTAATTGcaactcttttcttctctttttccttttatcctGCCCACATTCCCACCTTGAAATCGAACCACCTGCTAAAATTTACCTTAGGATTTGCAAGGAAGTCTGGAGTTTGTAGttcagagcaaaagagagatTCAGGTATAAAGATGATCTTTTTTtctaaggaaaaaaacatttgagaagggttttttttccctctgatgtcttcattttcatattttcatcacTAACCTtcatgtttttattcattttctcaaCTTCCACAAGTTGTCCATGTTTGAGgggatttcaaaaattaaagagcacAAACGCATGCAATGTCTTAAATCCtttggcttagtgtagtaagttgtgctagagtaggcccattgaatcagtagggttttggtgagtcaactgcataggttccattgattgaaGTGGTCTTACTCTAGTTGTTACTTCCTTTGCTAAAACAAGTAGCAACTCAAATAGATCCATCTGAATCCATTggccctacagaggagttgactctcccGATCCCCACTTGCTTCAATGAGCCACACTAGTCCAACATAggatgttaagcaacaggatttcacccatccTCTGGAAATTGCCATTGACGTTTCATTTCTGGTCACTGTCTGTTTCCCAAGGTAAGTAGGCAAATACCAACCGGCATGCTGTGCCTTGCCCCAGAGAAGGTTCTCAGCATGTTCTGGGCTCAGTATGTTTAGCTCACTTCAGGATTTGTTGTTCTTGTAGTAGTTGTAGTTATTGTTATCTGCTTCACCCTCATGGCAACAGCTTGAATTAAAAGACCTCCTATGTTTAGATGAGCATAGTCTGAATACAGGCCTTTTCTAGGCCGTTGGTTCTTCCTCActcttttctatttcagtcacggCCATTCACCTTTTCCTGCATGATGCATCCGTGAAGGGCCCAGCTGCACTGACCGTTGGTTTCACTCCCCTTGTGCTGGTGAGAGAAGATACCCTTTCACCTGGGGTTCACATGAGGCTGGGCTAAAGCTAATTTTACTCTGTCTGAATGAAAATCAGAATAGTGCACAATCCGCTTGTGTGGGCCCAGTAGTGCACTGattcactttgatccctgcacTTTCTGAGAACGTCGATTGTAATGCTTTCATTGTGTTACAttgaggaagcaattaaagacatggctcTTCTGGGAGATTTTTCACACTGGCCTCAGCggacctcctgggggggggggttgggttatTGCTGTTggctttaatatctctatttttatttttattttctaatttatgATTTGTAACCcgtccagagtagtgctgtgatacgAATAGGAGTGGAATagaagctgaatgaatgaatgaatgaatgaatgaatgaatgaatgaatgaatgaatgaatgaatgaatgaatgaatgaatgaatgaatgaatgaaactagAAGGAAGATCAGCTAACCCCAAGGCTAATCTGGCATCAAAGCTCAGGTGTTCGCTTCCACTTGGCTGTGTCACCATCTCTGCCCTGCTTCCTCTGGATCCCGAAAGGACAATTGAACCCATGAGCCCCGGAAGGTGGACTGCACCCGCTCCCCTCTTCCAAGGGGGCTTCTTCAGTTATTGGTGGAGGGTGGATTCTCTGACCAAA is a window encoding:
- the LOC144587370 gene encoding uncharacterized protein LOC144587370 gives rise to the protein MEGEVPLKDEQKELQAGANQKEDEADEAPFLLSAAPQNLQDGAKEKEVRLQGTLPERAEDEKENCWDGNESLRQNREDQRRGRSQRYPSGIASEEEMGKTTKRSISALQRSEYQQNIPLRKRPVKCPTCHAKINLCHCLEDGESFRWSPEDIREYTREKHKFFSSDFKAPQSMHSEEKVCKCIECGMSFNRSPELKRHERIHTGEKAYKCPECGQAFRRNWNLQVHQRIHTGEKPYKCKECGKCFSHSSAFKVHQRRHSGEKPYSCNVCGKCFCQSSDLQVHQRIHTGEKPYKCKECGKCFCQSSDLQVHQRIHTGEKPYKCKECGKCFSRSSTFKVHQRRHSGEKPYSCKECGKCFCQSSDLQVHQRIHTGEKTHQCNECGEKFSLKANLVVHQRIHTGEKPCQYEESRKISTVGSTFRKHHEGEKPVQFKECKKRFTKYSNVTVHQPIDSGEKLYTCKECGKKFKQLSDFKLHQHSHSGKKLHHCKESGKSFCLNTDPGEHKQIHSGESLYQCKECGEIFRYRAHRIRHRQMHRDGKL